The stretch of DNA CTTTTCCAGTCATCTCTACAACTATCACTCAAATTTGGGGATCAAGATATTTAAAGCCCTAACTGTTGATTaaaacaagaaaagaaaaatattttctctATCCAGCTTCAATCAGGTTTAATGTGTGTTTAGAATTGCACGAAGAACTGGTTCAAAAGTGGGTTTGCTCACTGCCACTTTTAGTTGGAAGGAAATGATGGTCTGGATCAATGGAGCAGCAGGGAAGTCCATGCAAATGATCCCAAAGCGTTGGTTCGGGTCAGTTTTTGCCTTTAAGTACTCGTACAACTGAGGATTGATTTGTTGCGCCACGGTATTTGGGAAGGCAAAGATGCCAGCCCCGCTGCTGTAGGTGAGGAACATCCGTTCCTTGTTCCCCTCAGGTGCCGCCTCCAGGTGCTCATAGACGCTCCGCCACTTCTCCTCCAAGTACTGAAGCGTGGGAACCTTGAAGAATGTAACCTCAAATGACTAGGAAACTCTTAGAAATGTATGATATCATGTCATGTGTCAAATTAGATTTGAGCTTGCCTTCCAGTGATCAGCGATGTCCATGGAGGCGTAGCGCATCCCTAAGTCTGGCCCAGAGAAGTCCTGCAAGATGATGAGCTTACCTCGCGCCTGGCCCatgctgggcaccaaacgactgTGCCACAGCATCTCCCAGTGGGCGTAACGCCGCACGTGCTCTACCACAGCGCCGTAGATGTTGTTGGTCTCGCTGAACTCCTCTTTGACACGCATCAACACAGTCTCACTAGGGTAACTTGCTAGGAAGTCTCTCACATCTTTCAGTACATCGCCGAAGTGGGCGTGCTGGTACACCACTCCGTGGTGGATGGTGAGGTTGCCCTCCACGTGGCGGACGCGCACGTCCAAGAAGCGGACACCGGCGCGTAACTGCAACTCCAGGCTCCACGTCTGACATTCGGCATAGACGCCACCGTACAGAGCCATGGTGTTGTGGGAGCCAGGCATGGTGAGCTCGGACAGGGGCCGCTCATCAGGGATGCTCGCCATCCAGGATGGGTTGAGGAACTCCGGGGAGTCCGTGTCGTCGTAGTCCGGTCTCTGGATGGCTCCCCAACACCTACTGGTGATgctgaaaaaagaaaatttggcTGTTTGATAAAGCTTTTGACCTTCATCTGGTATACATTACATTGTTTAAATTAAGTGATATCAGCCAAAATATCTGCAGGCTTAATTTTAAAAGAATCCCTGACCAATTTTGGATTTTCACCacactttaaaaagaaaaatttccaaTAAATTATGCTAACTTGAGATTTTAAGTAAGCACAACTCAAATTTGTAAGTTTTCTTCAGTAACTTGTTATTTTGAGTATTTGTAACTCCTCAAGTTAACTGTGTTAACTTGACAAGATAGGTTGTGCTGACTTGAACTATGAAATTAATATtcattattaccgtaattttcagactacaagccgctacttttttccttcattttgaatcctgctgcttatagtccagtgcggcttatttgttgatttatttaggttaataggtaacactttatttttatttgaaggcggttaattatgtcactaacaccatttatgtccagcttggaatttttacatccattcaaaagtaagataatttgccgtataacactaaatgacatctgtaataagcgttcattaatggtcatggcagtgtcatttcataattatgatggtcttatgacagtcttatggcaccactgtcaaataaagtgttatcaaacaccataacaagcaattaatgaaataactaacagtaactgaagacataattagcacagaac from Corythoichthys intestinalis isolate RoL2023-P3 chromosome 22, ASM3026506v1, whole genome shotgun sequence encodes:
- the si:dkey-266f7.9 gene encoding 1-phosphatidylinositol phosphodiesterase; amino-acid sequence: MWWLLILLGITSRCWGAIQRPDYDDTDSPEFLNPSWMASIPDERPLSELTMPGSHNTMALYGGVYAECQTWSLELQLRAGVRFLDVRVRHVEGNLTIHHGVVYQHAHFGDVLKDVRDFLASYPSETVLMRVKEEFSETNNIYGAVVEHVRRYAHWEMLWHSRLVPSMGQARGKLIILQDFSGPDLGMRYASMDIADHWKVPTLQYLEEKWRSVYEHLEAAPEGNKERMFLTYSSGAGIFAFPNTVAQQINPQLYEYLKAKTDPNQRFGIICMDFPAAPLIQTIISFQLKVAVSKPTFEPVLRAILNTH